The following coding sequences are from one Rhizobiaceae bacterium window:
- a CDS encoding isobutyryl-CoA dehydrogenase yields MDAAIDAGASQFELTEDQRAIQEMAGAFAADRVAPKALEWDRIKHFPRDIISEAGPLGFGGIYVRDDVGGSGLGRLDAVLVFEALSKACPAFASFISIHNMGAWMIDTFGDDEQRRRFLPKLTSMEWLAGYCLTEPGSGSDAAALKTRAVRSGDEYVLNGTKQFISGAGANDVYVAMVRTGDDGPKGISTIVVPKDAPGLSFGANEYKMGWNMQPTRQVIFENCRVPAGNLLSGEGAGFRIAMAGLDGGRLNIAACSLGGAQSAFDKALGYAGERKAFGKTIDQFQALQFRLADMETQLQASRMLLYTAAAKLDRKTPDASKWSAMAKRFVTDTCFEVANDALQLHGGYGYLHEYGIEKLVRDLRVHQILEGTNEIMRVIIARHLVGRA; encoded by the coding sequence ATGGACGCTGCGATCGATGCCGGCGCAAGCCAGTTCGAACTCACCGAAGACCAGCGCGCGATTCAGGAAATGGCCGGCGCGTTCGCAGCCGACCGGGTCGCGCCGAAGGCGCTCGAGTGGGACAGGATCAAGCATTTCCCGCGGGACATCATAAGCGAGGCCGGACCGCTTGGCTTCGGCGGCATCTATGTGCGGGACGACGTCGGCGGCTCGGGCCTTGGCCGGCTCGACGCGGTGCTCGTCTTCGAGGCGCTGTCGAAAGCCTGCCCGGCCTTCGCCTCCTTCATCTCCATCCATAATATGGGCGCGTGGATGATCGACACCTTCGGTGACGACGAACAGCGCCGACGTTTCCTGCCGAAACTCACCTCGATGGAATGGCTTGCCGGCTATTGCCTCACCGAGCCGGGTTCGGGTTCAGATGCAGCCGCCCTGAAGACGCGCGCGGTGCGTTCCGGCGACGAATACGTGCTGAACGGCACCAAGCAGTTCATTTCGGGCGCAGGCGCCAACGACGTCTATGTCGCCATGGTCAGAACCGGCGACGACGGCCCGAAGGGCATTTCCACGATCGTCGTGCCGAAGGATGCGCCGGGGCTTTCCTTCGGCGCCAACGAATACAAGATGGGCTGGAACATGCAGCCGACGCGGCAGGTCATCTTCGAGAACTGCCGCGTGCCGGCCGGGAATCTGCTCAGTGGCGAAGGCGCCGGCTTCCGGATCGCCATGGCCGGTCTGGACGGCGGTCGTCTCAACATCGCCGCCTGTTCACTCGGCGGCGCGCAGTCGGCCTTCGACAAGGCGCTAGGCTATGCCGGCGAGCGAAAAGCCTTCGGCAAGACTATCGACCAGTTCCAGGCGCTGCAGTTCCGGCTGGCCGACATGGAAACGCAACTGCAGGCTTCCCGCATGCTGCTCTATACGGCCGCCGCGAAACTGGATCGCAAGACGCCCGACGCCTCGAAATGGTCGGCCATGGCGAAACGCTTCGTCACCGACACGTGCTTCGAGGTAGCCAACGACGCGCTGCAACTACACGGCGGCTACGGCTATCTCCACGAATACGGCATCGAGAAACTGGTGCGCGACCTGCGTGTGCACCAGATTCTTGAAGGCACGAACGAAATCATGCGGGTGATCATCGCTCGCCACCTTGTAGGAAGGGCGTAG
- a CDS encoding TSUP family transporter has protein sequence MFELATDAVLLLALAAFVAGFIDAIAGGGGLIVIPALLLAGLSPLQALATNKLQGLFGSGSATCAFASRGLIDFRHHLPAAVCSLAGSIGGALLAHAIPGDWLKIALPFMLVAIALYFAVKPNLSDLDHAARIPPLMFALLPALGVGFYDGIFGPGAGSFFMLAYVTLAGFGVLRATAHTKLLNFASNFGAFCVFALSGAVLWKLGIVMGVAQFLGARLGAMLAMRIGARLIKPLLVAVCISLALRLLIDPSNPVRVWLAG, from the coding sequence ATGTTCGAACTCGCGACCGACGCCGTGTTGCTTCTTGCCCTGGCGGCATTCGTCGCCGGTTTCATCGACGCCATAGCCGGCGGCGGCGGTCTTATCGTCATTCCAGCGCTGCTGCTTGCCGGCCTGTCGCCGCTGCAGGCTCTCGCGACGAACAAGCTGCAGGGGCTTTTCGGCAGCGGGTCGGCGACCTGCGCCTTCGCATCGCGCGGGTTGATCGACTTCAGGCATCACCTGCCTGCGGCGGTCTGCTCTCTCGCCGGATCGATTGGCGGCGCCCTTCTCGCGCATGCCATTCCAGGCGACTGGCTCAAGATCGCCCTGCCGTTCATGCTGGTCGCGATAGCACTCTACTTCGCGGTAAAACCCAATCTGAGCGATCTCGATCATGCGGCGCGGATACCGCCTTTGATGTTCGCGCTGCTGCCCGCGCTTGGCGTCGGCTTCTACGATGGCATCTTTGGTCCGGGCGCTGGTTCGTTCTTCATGCTCGCCTACGTCACGCTCGCCGGCTTCGGCGTGCTGAGGGCAACCGCGCATACCAAGCTGCTGAATTTTGCGTCGAATTTCGGCGCTTTCTGCGTCTTCGCGCTCTCGGGGGCGGTTCTGTGGAAACTTGGCATTGTCATGGGCGTCGCCCAGTTCCTCGGCGCGCGCCTCGGCGCGATGCTCGCCATGCGCATTGGCGCGCGGCTGATCAAGCCGCTTCTCGTGGCCGTCTGCATATCCCTAGCCTTGCGGCTGCTGATCGATCCTTCCAATCCTGTTCGCGTCTGGCTGGCCGGCTGA
- a CDS encoding TerB family tellurite resistance protein — translation MAVGLLGQIRNLLDGDPGVRKVADDPILSAELLLLFRMILADGEVEEHEMATFRRICRDAFGIAEESVDAVVQYLNDFGYETNGSQALALFRGLKLERRQALAQHMADIAKADNQLAAQEVRLLRRILDTLGLQPVDVVKGGA, via the coding sequence ATGGCGGTCGGATTGCTGGGACAGATACGCAACCTGCTCGATGGTGATCCGGGCGTTCGCAAGGTGGCGGACGATCCGATCCTGTCGGCCGAACTGCTTCTGCTCTTCCGCATGATTCTCGCGGATGGAGAGGTGGAAGAACACGAGATGGCGACCTTCCGACGCATCTGCCGGGATGCCTTCGGTATCGCCGAGGAGAGCGTGGATGCGGTCGTGCAGTATCTCAACGATTTCGGCTACGAAACCAACGGCTCGCAGGCGCTCGCCCTGTTCCGGGGCCTGAAGCTGGAGCGGCGGCAGGCGCTTGCGCAGCACATGGCCGACATCGCCAAGGCCGACAATCAGCTCGCGGCGCAGGAGGTCCGCCTGCTGCGGCGCATACTTGATACGCTCGGGTTGCAGCCGGTGGATGTGGTGAAGGGCGGCGCGTAG
- a CDS encoding dipeptide ABC transporter ATP-binding protein, whose protein sequence is MSLLEIEKLALAIDGRPILKGVDLSIAPGEIMGLVGESGSGKSMTALTVMQLLPAGARATGRVHFSGIDLLTAGEQRMCELRGDDIGMVFQEPMTALNPVKTIGEQVAEGIRWHTGASRADAEDRARKILDRVGLPESRFPLSRYPHELSGGQRQRVVIAIACALKPKLLIADEPTTALDVVLQAQILDLLRNLVYENRMGLLLISHDLAVVTEMADRITILRNGEVMETGETALTLSEQSHPYTRQLALASMHVPARTMPHSPGSEPLLEVKNITKDYRGRRVSLFRSGEPMRAVDDVSFSLHRGQSVALVGRSGCGKSTLARMILALDKPTSGEIRFRNEAITGRSEGELRPARRDMQVVFQDPYGSFDPRHRVERLVAEPLHLLEQQPNPAERRDMVATALHEVGLLAADMHKYPHEFSGGQRQRISIARALITRPKLIVADEPVSALDVSIRAQILDLFAELNQRLGIAYLFITHDLTVARAITDDVMVMHEGRIVETGRTADVLDNPASEAAKQLVAAAPDLHRAIARRMREQG, encoded by the coding sequence GTGAGCTTGCTGGAGATCGAAAAGCTCGCGCTCGCCATCGACGGCAGGCCGATCCTGAAAGGCGTCGACCTGTCGATCGCGCCCGGCGAAATCATGGGCCTCGTCGGCGAATCGGGCTCCGGCAAGTCGATGACGGCGCTCACCGTCATGCAGTTGCTGCCTGCCGGCGCGCGCGCCACGGGACGTGTCCATTTCTCCGGCATTGATCTGCTCACGGCCGGAGAACAGCGCATGTGCGAACTGCGCGGCGACGACATCGGCATGGTCTTCCAGGAGCCGATGACGGCGCTGAACCCGGTCAAGACCATCGGCGAACAGGTCGCCGAAGGCATACGCTGGCACACCGGAGCCAGCCGCGCCGACGCGGAAGATCGCGCGCGAAAAATCCTCGACCGCGTCGGCCTGCCCGAGAGCAGATTTCCGCTGTCCCGCTATCCGCACGAGCTTTCGGGCGGCCAGCGCCAGCGCGTCGTCATCGCCATCGCCTGCGCGCTCAAGCCAAAACTCCTGATCGCCGACGAGCCAACGACGGCACTGGACGTCGTGTTGCAGGCGCAGATCCTCGACCTTCTGCGCAACCTCGTCTACGAGAACAGAATGGGCCTGCTGCTCATCTCGCACGATCTCGCGGTGGTGACCGAAATGGCCGACCGCATCACCATCCTTCGGAACGGCGAGGTGATGGAGACGGGCGAGACAGCCCTCACCCTGTCGGAGCAGTCGCACCCCTATACGCGGCAGCTCGCGCTGGCGTCGATGCATGTGCCGGCGCGTACCATGCCCCATTCCCCGGGAAGCGAACCGCTGCTCGAAGTGAAGAATATCACCAAGGATTATCGCGGACGACGCGTTTCGCTGTTCCGGTCGGGCGAGCCGATGCGCGCCGTGGACGATGTCTCGTTCAGCCTGCATCGCGGCCAGTCGGTCGCGCTCGTCGGGCGCTCCGGTTGCGGGAAATCGACCCTCGCCCGCATGATTCTTGCGCTCGATAAGCCGACGTCGGGCGAGATCCGGTTCAGGAATGAAGCGATTACAGGCAGATCGGAGGGCGAGCTTCGGCCTGCCCGCCGCGACATGCAGGTGGTGTTCCAGGACCCCTACGGCTCGTTCGACCCTCGCCACCGCGTCGAAAGGCTGGTCGCCGAACCGCTTCACCTGCTGGAACAACAGCCGAATCCGGCGGAGCGCCGCGACATGGTGGCGACGGCGCTGCACGAAGTCGGTCTCCTCGCCGCCGACATGCACAAATATCCGCACGAATTTTCAGGCGGCCAGCGCCAGCGCATCTCCATCGCGCGCGCGCTCATAACGCGCCCGAAGCTGATCGTGGCCGACGAGCCGGTCTCCGCGCTCGACGTCTCGATCCGTGCGCAAATTCTCGATCTCTTCGCGGAATTGAACCAGAGGCTCGGCATCGCCTATCTCTTCATCACGCACGATCTGACTGTGGCGCGCGCCATCACCGACGACGTGATGGTCATGCATGAGGGGCGCATCGTCGAGACCGGCAGGACGGCCGACGTGCTTGACAACCCGGCATCCGAAGCCGCGAAGCAACTGGTCGCGGCGGCACCCGATCTGCATCGCGCCATCGCCCGCCGGATGCGCGAACAGGGCTGA
- a CDS encoding ABC transporter permease has product MNEPVAASPETFRGIVARAFRSRSFVVGFVLTALIALMALVSFFWTPYDVTRLVVADRMLPPSATHWFGTDHFGRDNFSMIMIGARNSIAVALVAVGIGMGIGVPLGCWAAARGGWLDEALMRFNDLVFAFPALLSAVMITAIFGPGAVNAIIAIGIFNIPVFARVARAGALSLWPREFILAARAAGKGPALITIEHILPNIANLLLVQGTIQFALGILAEAGLSYVGLGAQPPMPSWGRMLFDAQTRMIVAPFLALFPGFAIVLTVLGLNLLGDGLSDTLDPKLRRQR; this is encoded by the coding sequence ATGAACGAGCCCGTCGCCGCGAGCCCGGAAACCTTTCGCGGCATTGTCGCGCGGGCATTCCGCAGCCGCTCCTTCGTTGTCGGCTTTGTGCTGACGGCGCTCATCGCTCTCATGGCGCTCGTATCGTTCTTCTGGACGCCCTACGACGTCACCCGGCTCGTCGTTGCGGATCGCATGCTTCCGCCCTCCGCGACGCACTGGTTCGGCACCGACCATTTCGGACGCGACAACTTTTCGATGATCATGATCGGCGCCCGCAACTCGATAGCGGTAGCGCTGGTAGCCGTCGGCATCGGCATGGGAATCGGCGTGCCGCTCGGCTGCTGGGCCGCCGCCCGCGGCGGCTGGCTGGACGAAGCGCTGATGCGTTTCAACGACCTCGTCTTCGCCTTCCCTGCCCTGCTTTCGGCGGTCATGATCACGGCGATCTTCGGCCCCGGCGCGGTGAACGCCATCATCGCGATCGGCATCTTCAACATCCCGGTCTTCGCACGCGTGGCGCGCGCCGGCGCGCTGTCGCTCTGGCCGAGGGAGTTCATCCTCGCTGCCCGCGCCGCCGGCAAGGGCCCGGCGCTCATCACCATCGAGCATATTCTTCCCAACATCGCGAACCTCCTGCTGGTGCAGGGCACTATCCAGTTCGCGCTCGGCATTCTGGCGGAGGCCGGCCTGTCTTATGTCGGTCTCGGCGCTCAGCCTCCCATGCCGAGTTGGGGACGGATGCTGTTCGACGCCCAGACCCGTATGATCGTGGCGCCCTTTCTGGCGCTCTTTCCCGGCTTCGCCATCGTGCTCACCGTGCTCGGCCTCAACCTTCTCGGCGACGGCCTGTCCGATACGCTCGATCCCAAGCTGAGGCGGCAGCGGTGA
- a CDS encoding ABC transporter permease gives MAAYILKRLLIGVATLLAASIVVFAVLEILPGDPAQLMLGTTATPDAVAALREQLGLNQPILWRYLNWLGGLLTLDFGRSYTYSVPVIDLITERIGVSLPLAIISLFLSTAIAIPVGLFAAARRGRAADAISMGLSQFGVAVPNFWFALILIYVFAVWLRLVPAGGFPGWSAGIRPALTALILPAFALALPQAAILARVTRQALLEVLGEDYIRTARAKGMPWRHVLWRHALRNAMIPVLTILGLQFAFLLAGTIIIENVFYLPGLGRLIFQAITQRDLIVVEGVVMLLVAAVVIVNLLVDLSYAIVDPRLRAPA, from the coding sequence GTGGCCGCCTACATTCTGAAACGCCTGCTGATCGGCGTCGCCACGTTGCTGGCGGCGTCGATCGTCGTTTTCGCGGTGCTTGAGATATTGCCCGGCGACCCGGCCCAGCTCATGCTGGGAACCACCGCCACGCCGGATGCCGTCGCGGCGCTGCGTGAACAACTGGGCCTCAACCAGCCGATCCTGTGGCGCTACCTGAACTGGCTCGGCGGGCTGCTCACGCTGGATTTCGGCCGGTCCTACACCTATTCGGTTCCGGTCATCGACCTGATCACCGAACGGATCGGCGTATCGCTGCCTTTGGCGATCATCTCGCTTTTTCTCTCGACGGCCATCGCCATTCCGGTCGGCCTGTTCGCCGCCGCCAGGCGCGGACGCGCGGCGGACGCCATTTCCATGGGCCTGTCGCAATTCGGCGTGGCCGTGCCGAATTTCTGGTTCGCGCTGATCCTGATCTACGTCTTTGCGGTCTGGCTGCGGCTGGTGCCGGCGGGCGGTTTTCCGGGCTGGAGCGCCGGCATCCGGCCTGCCCTGACGGCGCTGATCCTGCCGGCTTTCGCGCTGGCGCTGCCGCAGGCTGCGATCCTCGCCCGCGTCACCCGTCAGGCGCTGCTCGAAGTGCTCGGCGAGGACTATATCCGCACCGCCCGCGCCAAAGGCATGCCGTGGCGGCACGTGCTCTGGCGGCATGCGCTGCGCAACGCCATGATACCGGTGCTCACCATTCTCGGCCTGCAATTCGCCTTCCTGCTCGCCGGCACGATCATCATCGAGAACGTGTTCTACCTGCCCGGCCTCGGCCGGCTGATCTTCCAGGCGATCACCCAGCGCGACCTTATCGTGGTTGAAGGCGTCGTCATGCTGCTCGTCGCGGCGGTCGTCATCGTCAACCTGCTGGTCGACCTCTCATACGCCATCGTCGACCCGCGCCTCAGGGCTCCGGCATGA
- a CDS encoding ABC transporter substrate-binding protein: MKVWKSILAAAALALASTTAALAARADLVVGVVLEPPHLDPTAGAAAAIDEVVYANVFEGLTRITATGEIAPALAESWTVSDDGKTYTFKLRTGVKFHDGSDFTANDVKFSYDRARAENSTNAQKGLFAAIDNVEVVDPATVKVSLKYPEGLFLYNMGIGDAIIVASESAETNKEKPVGTGPFKFDSWAKGSSIKLSKAESYWGDPVALDKVEFRVIPDAAAAVPALLSGDVQAFPNAPVGDALPQLQADSRLKVVIGTTEGETILSVNNKKPPFDKLEVRQALASAIDKKAVIAGNGTGLGEPIGSFLSPANPAYIDLTGEYPYDVAKAKEYLKAAGLENGFSATLKLPPPAYARDGGQVIASQLREIGVNLEIIPVEWADWLSKVFTEKDYDLTIVSHTEANDIDIFSRPGYYFQYENPEFNKVIEELKVTNDEAKRKELLGSAQKILAHDVPAIFLFELPKVGVWDAKLEGMWENAPIQATDLTKVKWVD; this comes from the coding sequence ATGAAAGTCTGGAAATCCATTCTGGCAGCGGCGGCGCTTGCGTTGGCTTCGACCACTGCCGCTCTCGCAGCACGCGCCGATCTCGTCGTCGGCGTCGTCCTTGAACCCCCGCATCTCGACCCGACAGCCGGCGCCGCCGCCGCGATCGACGAGGTCGTCTACGCCAACGTCTTCGAAGGGCTGACCCGCATCACCGCGACCGGCGAGATTGCTCCGGCTCTGGCGGAAAGCTGGACAGTCTCGGACGATGGAAAGACATACACATTCAAGCTCCGCACGGGGGTCAAATTCCACGACGGCAGCGATTTCACCGCAAACGATGTGAAATTCTCGTACGATCGAGCCCGCGCCGAAAACTCGACCAACGCACAGAAAGGCCTGTTCGCCGCGATCGACAACGTCGAGGTCGTGGATCCGGCGACGGTCAAGGTGTCGCTGAAATATCCGGAAGGCCTTTTCCTCTACAATATGGGCATTGGCGACGCGATCATCGTGGCGTCGGAGTCGGCTGAGACAAACAAGGAAAAGCCGGTCGGCACCGGCCCGTTCAAGTTCGACAGCTGGGCGAAAGGCTCCAGCATCAAGCTTTCGAAAGCCGAGAGCTATTGGGGCGACCCCGTCGCGCTCGACAAGGTGGAATTCCGCGTCATCCCGGATGCCGCCGCGGCCGTGCCGGCCCTGCTCTCGGGCGACGTACAGGCCTTCCCGAACGCCCCCGTCGGCGACGCGCTGCCGCAGCTTCAGGCCGATTCCAGACTCAAGGTGGTGATCGGCACCACGGAGGGCGAGACGATACTGTCCGTCAACAACAAGAAGCCGCCTTTCGACAAGCTGGAGGTGCGTCAGGCGCTTGCCTCAGCTATCGACAAGAAGGCGGTGATCGCCGGCAATGGGACGGGACTGGGCGAGCCTATCGGTTCGTTCCTGTCGCCGGCCAACCCGGCCTACATCGATCTGACCGGCGAGTATCCCTACGACGTCGCCAAGGCGAAGGAATACCTGAAGGCCGCCGGACTCGAAAACGGCTTCTCCGCGACGCTGAAGTTGCCCCCGCCGGCCTATGCCCGCGACGGCGGACAGGTCATCGCATCCCAACTGCGCGAGATCGGCGTCAATCTGGAGATCATCCCGGTCGAGTGGGCGGACTGGCTGAGCAAGGTCTTTACCGAAAAGGACTACGACCTGACCATCGTCTCCCACACCGAGGCGAACGACATCGATATCTTCTCCCGGCCCGGCTACTACTTCCAGTACGAGAATCCGGAATTCAACAAGGTCATCGAGGAGCTGAAGGTCACCAACGACGAGGCCAAACGGAAGGAACTGCTCGGTTCCGCGCAGAAAATCCTCGCGCATGACGTGCCCGCGATCTTCCTTTTCGAACTGCCGAAGGTCGGCGTGTGGGATGCGAAGCTCGAAGGCATGTGGGAAAACGCCCCGATCCAGGCGACTGACCTGACCAAGGTGAAGTGGGTGGACTGA
- a CDS encoding acetylornithine deacetylase/succinyl-diaminopimelate desuccinylase family protein produces the protein MRDLLLKTVDGLEDDLTALTVDLIRFPTINPPGEAYTPCAAYIGDRLKRRGFEIEYVRGEGTPGDTDRYPRTNVVARIEGNRPGPTVHFNSHIDVVEPGEDWTMDPFAGIVKDGRVYGRGSCDMKGGLAASIIAVEAFLRTYPDFPGAIEISGTVDEESGGFGGVAYLAKQGYFSKPRVDHVIIPEPLNKDRICLGHRGVWWAEIETKGEIAHGSMPFLGDCAVRHMGAVLEAFERELFPALDRKRTTMPVVPEGARRSTLNLNSIHGGQTEDFRPGLPSPNVPDWCRLTIDRRFLLEEKIDDVKGEVTAILDRLKRERRKFDYEIRDVMTVQPTMTERDAPVVSAVAEGIRAIFDREPDYVISPGTYDQKHVARIGHLFDCIAYGPGILDLAHRPDEWVGIRDMVESAKVMAIGLDLLLNGRAR, from the coding sequence ATGCGTGACCTCCTTCTGAAGACCGTCGATGGCCTCGAAGATGATCTGACGGCCCTGACCGTCGACCTGATCCGCTTTCCGACGATCAATCCTCCCGGCGAGGCCTATACGCCCTGCGCGGCATATATCGGCGACCGCCTGAAGCGGCGCGGCTTCGAGATCGAATATGTGCGCGGAGAAGGCACTCCCGGCGATACCGACCGGTACCCGCGCACCAATGTCGTCGCGCGCATCGAAGGCAACCGTCCGGGTCCGACCGTCCACTTCAATTCCCATATCGACGTGGTCGAGCCCGGCGAGGACTGGACGATGGATCCGTTCGCCGGGATCGTGAAGGACGGCCGGGTCTACGGACGGGGCTCGTGCGACATGAAGGGAGGGCTCGCGGCATCCATCATCGCCGTCGAGGCGTTTCTGCGGACTTACCCGGATTTTCCCGGCGCGATCGAGATATCCGGCACCGTCGACGAGGAATCCGGCGGCTTCGGCGGCGTCGCCTATCTGGCGAAGCAGGGATACTTCTCGAAACCCCGCGTCGACCACGTCATCATTCCCGAGCCTCTCAACAAGGATCGCATCTGCCTCGGCCATCGTGGGGTGTGGTGGGCAGAGATCGAGACCAAGGGCGAGATCGCCCACGGCTCCATGCCGTTTCTGGGCGATTGCGCCGTACGGCACATGGGTGCGGTTCTGGAAGCCTTTGAAAGAGAGCTTTTCCCGGCCCTCGACCGCAAGCGGACGACGATGCCGGTGGTGCCGGAAGGCGCACGGCGCTCCACGCTGAATCTCAATTCCATCCACGGCGGCCAGACCGAGGATTTCCGGCCCGGCCTCCCCTCGCCCAACGTGCCGGACTGGTGCCGGCTCACCATCGACCGTCGCTTCCTGCTGGAAGAGAAGATCGATGACGTGAAGGGAGAGGTGACAGCCATTCTCGATCGCCTCAAGCGCGAGCGCAGAAAGTTCGACTACGAGATTCGCGACGTCATGACGGTCCAGCCGACCATGACAGAGCGCGACGCTCCGGTCGTGAGCGCCGTTGCGGAGGGAATTCGCGCCATCTTCGACCGGGAGCCGGACTACGTGATTTCCCCCGGCACTTACGACCAGAAGCACGTCGCGCGCATCGGGCATCTCTTCGACTGCATCGCCTACGGACCCGGCATACTCGATCTTGCACATCGGCCGGACGAGTGGGTGGGCATACGGGACATGGTGGAATCGGCGAAGGTCATGGCGATCGGCCTTGATCTTCTTCTTAACGGTCGCGCACGCTAA
- a CDS encoding L,D-transpeptidase: protein MKKSILSAIAFATMLFGMSDIASAAGLVARVNLAAQTMTVEKHGRVIYRWKVSTARKGYVTPRGTWRPTRMHKMWYSRKYDNSPMPYSVFYHGGYAIHGTNAVKNLGRPASHGCVRLAPSNAQKFYTLVREMGPGNTRIVVN, encoded by the coding sequence ATGAAAAAATCCATTCTTTCAGCTATTGCATTTGCGACCATGCTGTTCGGCATGTCTGATATTGCTTCCGCGGCGGGGCTCGTCGCGCGCGTGAATCTGGCGGCACAGACGATGACCGTCGAAAAGCACGGCCGGGTCATTTATCGTTGGAAGGTCTCGACGGCGCGGAAGGGATACGTCACGCCGCGCGGAACCTGGCGGCCGACCCGCATGCACAAGATGTGGTATTCGCGCAAATACGACAATTCGCCGATGCCGTATTCGGTTTTCTATCATGGCGGATATGCCATCCACGGTACGAACGCCGTGAAGAATCTCGGTCGGCCGGCGTCGCATGGCTGCGTCAGGCTGGCGCCGTCGAATGCGCAGAAGTTCTATACGCTGGTGCGCGAGATGGGGCCGGGCAATACGCGTATCGTCGTCAACTGA